The following proteins come from a genomic window of Acidimicrobiia bacterium:
- the fabG gene encoding 3-oxoacyl-[acyl-carrier-protein] reductase, producing MNRVALVTGGSRGIGRAIALGLAADGCRVVVNYSTSGESAEAVAEEIRSGGGEAIAVQADVSNTEAVADLFEKIGAAMGPVEVLVNNAGVTRDGLLARMGSDDWDRVMEVNLRSVFLCTKAAMRGMLKNRWGRIISIGSVSGLAGNPGQANYAASKAAIIGFTKSVAKEVGGRGITANVVAPGFIESDMTASLGEAALEAAVSATSVGRLGRPEDVAAAVGYLAGEQAGFITGQVIVVDGGLTI from the coding sequence GTGAACAGGGTCGCGCTCGTTACCGGAGGGTCGCGGGGTATCGGCCGGGCCATCGCGCTCGGACTGGCCGCCGACGGCTGCCGGGTGGTGGTCAATTACTCGACCAGCGGAGAATCGGCGGAGGCGGTGGCAGAGGAGATCCGATCCGGAGGGGGAGAGGCGATCGCGGTTCAGGCAGATGTCTCGAACACAGAAGCCGTTGCCGACCTCTTCGAGAAGATCGGTGCAGCGATGGGCCCCGTCGAGGTTCTCGTCAACAACGCCGGGGTCACCCGCGACGGTCTGCTGGCCAGGATGGGATCCGACGACTGGGATCGGGTCATGGAGGTCAACCTCCGGTCTGTGTTCCTGTGCACGAAGGCCGCGATGCGTGGGATGCTCAAGAATCGATGGGGCCGGATCATTTCCATCGGGTCGGTCTCCGGATTGGCGGGAAACCCAGGCCAGGCCAACTACGCAGCGAGCAAGGCTGCCATCATCGGTTTCACCAAATCCGTCGCCAAAGAGGTGGGCGGACGTGGCATTACCGCCAACGTTGTCGCTCCCGGGTTCATCGAGTCCGACATGACGGCGTCACTCGGAGAGGCCGCTCTTGAAGCCGCCGTATCGGCGACCTCAGTCGGTAGGCTCGGGCGACCCGAAGACGTGGCAGCCGCGGTCGGGTACCTGGCCGGAGAACAAGCGGGGTTCATAACAGGACAAGTCATCGTCGTCGACGGTGGCCTGACGATCTAG
- a CDS encoding ketoacyl-ACP synthase III, which translates to MTNATITGWGKALPPSVLSNEDLESFMDTSDEWITSRTGIKERRISHVETSDMATIAAHRALAAAGLEPDDVDLIIVATCSPDTLIPSAAAYVQAKLGAKNAGAVDLNAACSGFIYSLVFGANMIRGGTHKRVLVIGAEKLHYYMDFTDRTTSVLFGDGAGAVVLEPTDGDEGLLSSELGMDGEASESLCIPGYGTRGDRVADVPSEVGVRMDGPEVFRRAVTMMGGASVRVVEKAGIAFEAVDILIPHQANQRIIDATARKLKLPPERVFMNIGDYGNTSAATIPIALTEALEQGRIRPGANIVFAAFGGGLSWAAAVLRWGARTEPLGTSDVDFPPADRTTLELLQANFDFFGLEPK; encoded by the coding sequence ATGACAAACGCCACAATTACCGGATGGGGCAAGGCGCTACCCCCATCAGTGCTTTCCAATGAAGACCTCGAATCCTTCATGGATACTTCCGATGAGTGGATCACTTCACGCACCGGGATCAAGGAACGTCGAATCAGCCACGTGGAGACCTCTGACATGGCGACCATCGCCGCTCACCGTGCGCTGGCGGCGGCAGGACTCGAGCCGGACGATGTCGACCTCATCATCGTGGCGACCTGCAGCCCCGATACGCTCATTCCCAGCGCGGCTGCGTACGTGCAGGCGAAGCTCGGCGCAAAGAACGCAGGAGCCGTCGATCTCAACGCCGCCTGCTCCGGCTTCATCTACTCGCTCGTCTTCGGAGCCAACATGATCCGCGGAGGAACACATAAGCGGGTTCTAGTGATTGGGGCCGAGAAGCTCCACTACTACATGGATTTCACAGACAGGACCACTTCGGTGCTCTTCGGTGATGGTGCCGGTGCGGTAGTGCTCGAGCCCACCGATGGTGACGAAGGGCTGCTGTCGAGTGAGCTCGGTATGGATGGAGAAGCCTCCGAGTCCCTCTGCATACCCGGCTACGGAACCAGAGGCGATCGGGTGGCCGACGTGCCTTCCGAGGTCGGCGTTCGCATGGATGGGCCGGAAGTCTTCAGGCGGGCAGTCACGATGATGGGAGGCGCCTCAGTTCGGGTTGTTGAGAAAGCGGGAATCGCCTTCGAAGCCGTCGACATTCTCATCCCGCATCAGGCAAACCAGCGGATCATCGATGCCACTGCTCGCAAACTCAAGCTCCCACCGGAGCGGGTTTTCATGAACATCGGCGACTACGGCAACACCTCGGCAGCGACGATTCCGATTGCGCTGACCGAAGCACTCGAGCAGGGCAGGATTCGTCCAGGAGCGAATATCGTCTTTGCCGCATTCGGGGGCGGCTTGAGCTGGGCGGCTGCTGTGCTGCGGTGGGGAGCGCGCACCGAACCTCTCGGCACCAGTGACGTTGACTTCCCGCCGGCCGATCGGACCACACTGGAGCTACTGCAGGCGAACTTCGATTTCTTCGGATTGGAGCCGAAGTGA
- the fabD gene encoding ACP S-malonyltransferase, which translates to MSYAVLFPGQGSQFVGMGADLFDARPDLLIDQADETLGWSLRDMCLDGPEEELTRTERAQPALFAIAFALWDELARRLRTRPAAAAGHSLGEYTALAAAGAFDFATALRIVALRGTAMASAADAEPSSMAALIGATAELAGEVASSRRQAGGRLWVANLNAPGQVVVAGGAADIEWLQNEGRTLGLRRVVPLKVAGAFHSPFMASAQAELAAGLATVVPERPEFPVWSNVDAAPVAVAEIPELLARQVVAPVRFSDTLDGIAEQGIRTFVHVGPGDVTAGMARRTVPGADVLVVNDLISIEEAIGKLEGDEEEGP; encoded by the coding sequence ATGTCGTACGCGGTTCTTTTCCCCGGGCAGGGCAGTCAGTTCGTCGGCATGGGTGCCGATCTGTTCGATGCTCGACCCGATCTCCTTATCGACCAGGCCGATGAAACTCTCGGCTGGAGTCTCCGCGACATGTGCCTCGACGGACCCGAGGAGGAACTGACCCGGACCGAGCGCGCCCAGCCTGCCCTTTTTGCGATTGCCTTCGCTCTGTGGGACGAGTTGGCCCGCCGGCTCAGAACCCGGCCCGCCGCCGCCGCCGGGCATTCACTGGGCGAATATACGGCCCTTGCTGCAGCCGGAGCCTTCGACTTCGCCACCGCCCTGCGGATCGTCGCCTTGCGCGGAACGGCGATGGCGTCGGCGGCCGATGCTGAACCTTCCTCCATGGCGGCCCTCATCGGGGCAACAGCCGAGCTGGCCGGGGAAGTGGCTTCCTCGAGGCGGCAAGCAGGGGGGCGGCTGTGGGTAGCCAATCTCAACGCACCGGGCCAGGTGGTGGTTGCCGGCGGCGCCGCCGATATCGAATGGCTTCAGAATGAAGGCCGGACACTCGGACTGCGTCGGGTGGTGCCCCTCAAGGTGGCCGGGGCGTTTCACTCGCCGTTCATGGCCTCAGCCCAGGCTGAACTTGCCGCCGGACTTGCGACCGTGGTGCCGGAACGGCCGGAGTTCCCCGTCTGGTCGAACGTCGATGCTGCTCCCGTGGCGGTCGCTGAAATTCCCGAGCTACTCGCCCGTCAAGTAGTTGCTCCTGTACGGTTCTCGGATACGCTCGACGGGATCGCCGAACAGGGGATCCGGACGTTCGTACACGTTGGACCCGGTGATGTGACCGCCGGCATGGCCCGGCGCACGGTTCCCGGCGCCGACGTCCTGGTTGTGAACGATCTGATCAGCATCGAAGAAGCGATCGGGAAACTCGAGGGGGACGAGGAGGAAGGCCCATGA